The proteins below come from a single Eucalyptus grandis isolate ANBG69807.140 chromosome 3, ASM1654582v1, whole genome shotgun sequence genomic window:
- the LOC104436923 gene encoding 26S proteasome non-ATPase regulatory subunit 12 isoform X1, translating into MTHDMVLRKICWYLVLSPHDPMQSSLLNATLEEKHLSEIPQFRLLLKQLVTLEALADSSLKELSKVNLRMRKRASRCTCWELDRAQSLSKEEFWLLFGITSYLSRSLFKESLNMKLRSISP; encoded by the exons ATGACTCATGATATG gTTCTAAGGAAAATCTGCTGGTACTTAGTTCTATCACCACATGATCCTATGCAATCAAGCCTTCTTAATGCAACTTTAGAGGAAAAACATCTCTCAGAAATTCCCCAATTCAG GTTGCTGCTGAAACAATTGGTCACATTGGAGGCTCTAGCGGACTCCTCTTTAAAAGAACTTTCAAAGGTgaatttgagaatgagaaaacgTGCTAGCAGGTGCACTTGTTGGGAATTAGACAGGGCCCAATCATTGTCAAAAGAAGAATTTTGGCTTCTCTTTGGCATAACAAGCTACCTTTCTAGGAGCCTCTTCAAAGAATCATTGAACAT GAAGCTGAGAAGCATCTCTCCTTAG
- the LOC104436923 gene encoding 26S proteasome non-ATPase regulatory subunit 12 isoform X2, translated as MTHDMVLRKICWYLVLSPHDPMQSSLLNATLEEKHLSEIPQFRLLLKQLVTLEALADSSLKELSKVNLRMRKRASRCTCWELDRAQSLSKEEFWLLFGITSYLSRSLFKESLNIILSLF; from the exons ATGACTCATGATATG gTTCTAAGGAAAATCTGCTGGTACTTAGTTCTATCACCACATGATCCTATGCAATCAAGCCTTCTTAATGCAACTTTAGAGGAAAAACATCTCTCAGAAATTCCCCAATTCAG GTTGCTGCTGAAACAATTGGTCACATTGGAGGCTCTAGCGGACTCCTCTTTAAAAGAACTTTCAAAGGTgaatttgagaatgagaaaacgTGCTAGCAGGTGCACTTGTTGGGAATTAGACAGGGCCCAATCATTGTCAAAAGAAGAATTTTGGCTTCTCTTTGGCATAACAAGCTACCTTTCTAGGAGCCTCTTCAAAGAATCATTGAACAT AATATTATCGTTGTTTTGA
- the LOC120292205 gene encoding putative disease resistance protein At4g11170: MMRNNKYFWILHAFSLNHINKIQLTCGMPVIFLPGRGIEVLSLMSLIKIDQYKRLMMHDQLRDLGREIVRLENPKEPQKRSRLWNSEEAADVIDGNKGTRKIEALSLGKCGEGRRYTAKKFKKMTNLRFLQVDGANFIGDFQSLLPELRWLQWEGCPSDFTAANFHPKKLVVLNLSNSAISEDWEDGFHSR; encoded by the exons ATGATGAGgaacaacaaatatttttggatattgcatgctttttcaTTGAATCACATAAACAAAATCCAACTTACATGTGGGATGCCAGTGATTTTTCTCCCGGGGAGGGGGATTGAAGTATTGAGTCTTATGtccttaattaaaattgaccaatACAAAAGGCTGatgatgcatgatcaattgagagatcttggaagggaaattgttcgtcTGGAAAATCCAAAGGAGCCTCAAAAGCGGAGCAGATTATGGAATTCTGAGGAGGCCGCAGATGTAATTGATGGAAACAAG GGCACCAGAAAGATTGAGGCCCTTTCTCTTGGCAAATGTGGTGAGGGAAGGAGATACACagccaaaaagtttaaaaaaatgaccaactTGAGGTTTCTTCAAGTGGATGGTGCTAATTTCATCGGAGATTTCCAAAGCTTACTTCCTGAATTAAGATGGCTTCAGTGGGAGGGCTGTCCCTCGGATTTCACAGCGGCCAActttcatccaaaaaaattagttgtaCTCAATTTGTCAAACAGTGCAATTTCAGAGGACTGGGAGGATGGGTTCCACTCAAGGTAA